A genomic stretch from Achromobacter spanius includes:
- a CDS encoding slipin family protein, producing MFTQLAFYGPIVVVIAGLFALSIRILREYERGVIFTLGRFTGVKGPGLILMVPVIQQMVRVDQRMSVFDVPSQDVISRDNVSVKVNAVIYFRIIDPERSVIQVENFRQATSELAQTTLRSVLGKHDLDEMLSERDKLNNDVQEILDAQTDSWGIKMANVEIKHIDLNESMIRVIARQAEAERERRAKIIHAEGEEQAAQMLLNAARTLAQQPEAMQLRYLSTLAMIGSQNNSTIVFPFPTELGQVLKGMVEKNKGDVTAAG from the coding sequence ATGTTTACGCAACTCGCCTTCTACGGCCCCATCGTCGTCGTGATCGCCGGCCTCTTTGCCCTGTCGATCCGAATCCTGCGCGAGTACGAGCGCGGCGTGATCTTCACGCTGGGCCGCTTTACCGGCGTCAAAGGCCCCGGGCTGATCCTGATGGTTCCGGTGATCCAGCAGATGGTGCGCGTGGACCAGCGCATGAGCGTGTTCGACGTTCCCAGCCAAGACGTCATCTCGCGTGACAACGTGTCGGTCAAAGTGAATGCCGTCATCTACTTTCGCATCATCGATCCCGAACGCTCCGTGATCCAGGTAGAGAACTTCCGGCAAGCCACCAGCGAACTGGCCCAGACGACCCTGCGTTCTGTCCTGGGCAAGCACGACCTGGACGAAATGCTGTCCGAGCGCGACAAGCTGAACAACGACGTGCAAGAGATCCTGGATGCGCAGACCGACTCATGGGGCATCAAGATGGCGAACGTGGAAATCAAGCACATCGACCTGAACGAAAGCATGATCCGCGTCATCGCCCGCCAGGCCGAGGCCGAACGCGAACGGCGCGCCAAGATCATCCACGCTGAAGGCGAAGAACAAGCCGCCCAGATGCTACTGAACGCCGCCCGCACCCTGGCCCAGCAGCCCGAAGCGATGCAACTGCGCTACCTGAGCACGCTGGCCATGATCGGGTCGCAGAACAACTCCACCATCGTGTTCCCCTTCCCCACCGAGCTTGGCCAGGTGTTGAAGGGAATGGTGGAGAAGAATAAGGGGGATGTGACGGCGGCGGGGTAG
- a CDS encoding OmpA family protein has protein sequence MRTLILALAAALSCAAHAQDAATVVPANVIPQPGQVVASGAVPDEATKADVLARLQKVYGVGNVIDRIDVGGVVAPPNWSQHVSKLLDSPLKQINRGQLEIDGTQIRLRGEVDNEASRQQIASTFATSLNPTYKIVNGLRVSASKDEQDVLDNLLSDRVVEFETGSTRLTTRGRELLDRVADAVPKLRADKIQIIGHTDSSGSRSTNLALSQARADAVRDYLVDKGLPVSRFEAMGAGPDQPVATNATAEGRAKNRRIEFRAAR, from the coding sequence ATGCGCACGCTTATTCTTGCCCTGGCCGCCGCCCTGTCCTGCGCGGCCCATGCCCAGGATGCCGCCACGGTGGTTCCCGCCAATGTCATTCCCCAACCCGGCCAGGTAGTGGCCAGCGGCGCGGTGCCCGACGAGGCCACCAAGGCCGACGTGCTGGCGCGTCTGCAAAAGGTCTACGGCGTGGGCAACGTGATCGACCGCATCGACGTGGGTGGCGTGGTCGCGCCGCCAAACTGGTCGCAACACGTGAGCAAGCTGCTGGACAGCCCGCTCAAGCAGATCAACCGTGGCCAGCTTGAAATCGACGGCACGCAGATCCGCCTGCGCGGCGAGGTCGATAACGAAGCGTCGCGGCAGCAGATTGCCAGCACGTTCGCCACGTCCCTGAACCCCACCTACAAGATCGTCAACGGCCTGCGCGTGTCGGCCAGCAAGGACGAACAGGATGTGCTGGACAACTTGCTGAGCGACCGTGTCGTGGAATTCGAGACCGGCAGCACGCGCCTGACCACGCGTGGTCGGGAACTGCTGGACCGCGTGGCCGACGCGGTGCCCAAGCTGCGCGCCGACAAGATCCAGATCATCGGGCATACCGATAGTTCAGGCAGCCGCAGCACCAACCTGGCGCTGAGCCAGGCGCGCGCGGACGCGGTGCGGGATTATCTGGTGGACAAGGGCCTGCCGGTGTCGCGCTTCGAGGCCATGGGCGCGGGCCCCGACCAGCCGGTGGCTACCAACGCCACGGCGGAGGGGCGCGCGAAGAATCGGCGCATCGAGTTCCGCGCCGCGCGCTGA
- the tagF gene encoding type VI secretion system-associated protein TagF: MSHPQSPMFRTAYFGKIPSRGDFVKNTSHPQLMATLDAWVANTMEILAQDPHWKTLYDEAQPMPFAVLGSRGKLAIAGHLQPSHDQSGRRFPFITATSVEVSRPLDFIARSPLAFSRMWNRMGTAAAQLMLPGDPASALQTLNDLEGEIRTAADDGFDAFVDLQTIERVEAMLRSNGHAASVHDIVLALGILLAPVMSSGSSQLDTGLALPLPDDPLYINLVATYWMTLIAPFLTRADFEIAMFVGQVAGKHRLVVGFRGASPQTLASLLSTPQTLAQHYIVLESAPWVRDHVSASHGLAKLSSYLDQPRLSLRQALETFREVFIGA; encoded by the coding sequence ATGAGCCATCCGCAGTCACCCATGTTCCGTACGGCATACTTCGGCAAAATCCCGTCGCGTGGCGACTTCGTCAAGAACACCTCGCACCCACAGTTGATGGCGACGCTGGATGCCTGGGTTGCCAACACCATGGAGATCCTGGCGCAGGATCCTCACTGGAAGACGCTGTACGACGAGGCCCAGCCCATGCCCTTCGCGGTGCTGGGCTCGCGCGGCAAGCTGGCCATTGCGGGCCACTTGCAGCCCAGCCATGACCAGTCGGGGCGGCGCTTTCCGTTCATCACCGCGACCTCGGTGGAAGTGTCGCGCCCGCTGGATTTCATTGCGCGCAGCCCGCTGGCGTTCAGCCGCATGTGGAACCGCATGGGCACGGCCGCGGCGCAACTGATGCTGCCTGGCGACCCGGCGTCGGCGCTACAGACGCTGAACGATCTTGAAGGGGAAATCCGCACCGCCGCCGACGACGGCTTTGACGCCTTTGTCGACCTTCAAACCATCGAGCGCGTCGAGGCCATGCTGCGCAGCAACGGCCACGCCGCCAGCGTGCACGACATTGTGCTGGCGCTGGGCATCCTGCTGGCGCCGGTGATGTCCAGCGGATCGTCGCAGCTGGACACTGGCCTGGCCCTGCCGCTGCCGGACGACCCGCTCTACATCAACTTGGTCGCCACGTACTGGATGACGCTGATTGCGCCGTTCCTGACCCGCGCCGACTTCGAGATTGCGATGTTCGTCGGGCAGGTGGCGGGCAAGCATCGGCTGGTGGTGGGCTTTCGCGGCGCTTCGCCGCAGACGCTGGCCAGCCTGCTGTCCACGCCGCAAACCCTGGCGCAGCACTACATCGTGCTGGAAAGCGCCCCCTGGGTGCGCGACCACGTCAGCGCCAGCCATGGCCTGGCCAAGCTGTCGAGCTATCTGGATCAACCGCGGCTTTCCTTGCGCCAGGCGCTGGAAACCTTCCGCGAAGTCTTTATCGGAGCCTAG
- the tssA gene encoding type VI secretion system protein TssA produces the protein MTDINALLLPIPGDAPCGVDLVFSPEFDAIREARRHDDPQLDQGDWVIDLKEADWPEVARICSEALRNRSKDIRIASWLAEAWAKTRGFAGLRDGYLLIDGLCRDYWEGLHPVPEDGDVQQRVGNLAWLLSRSQQLIGEIPLTQADGARYGAVLWEAASQLANAVKRTPDNANELTRGKLTLDRFDAARRDTPPSFYSELDTQLDGCAQALAQLERTLDERLGDESPAFSRVREALRNVTELAHRFARDAGLLVRADITPAPTQTPMSTQGAPAVPTRVEPTLTAVNAFPGAEAMPAGAPAGDAVPPAARGPIQTREQALAQLREVADFFRRTEPHSPVAYLADKAASWGEMSLHLWLRTVVKNDETLSGLEELLGIKKAGENS, from the coding sequence ATGACCGACATCAACGCTTTGTTGCTACCGATACCCGGCGATGCGCCCTGCGGCGTGGACCTGGTGTTTTCCCCCGAATTCGACGCCATCCGCGAAGCGCGCCGGCACGACGACCCCCAGCTGGACCAGGGCGATTGGGTCATAGACCTGAAAGAAGCCGACTGGCCGGAAGTCGCGCGCATTTGTTCCGAGGCCTTGCGCAACCGCAGCAAGGACATCCGCATTGCCTCGTGGTTGGCTGAAGCCTGGGCCAAGACGCGCGGCTTCGCGGGCCTGCGCGACGGCTACCTGCTGATCGACGGCCTGTGCCGCGACTATTGGGAAGGCCTGCATCCGGTGCCCGAGGATGGCGACGTGCAGCAGCGCGTGGGCAATCTGGCCTGGCTGTTGTCGCGGTCGCAGCAACTGATCGGCGAGATTCCGCTGACGCAGGCCGACGGCGCGCGTTACGGCGCGGTGCTCTGGGAAGCCGCCAGCCAACTGGCCAACGCGGTCAAGCGCACGCCGGACAACGCCAACGAATTGACCCGGGGCAAGCTCACGCTAGACCGCTTTGACGCCGCGCGACGCGACACCCCGCCGTCGTTCTATTCCGAGCTGGACACTCAGTTGGACGGTTGCGCCCAGGCGCTGGCGCAGCTTGAGCGCACGCTGGACGAACGCCTGGGCGACGAGAGCCCGGCGTTTTCGCGGGTGCGAGAGGCGCTGCGCAACGTTACCGAACTGGCGCACCGGTTCGCGCGCGACGCGGGACTGCTGGTGCGCGCCGACATCACGCCCGCGCCAACGCAGACACCAATGTCGACTCAGGGGGCGCCCGCCGTTCCCACCCGAGTGGAGCCCACCTTGACTGCTGTCAACGCATTCCCAGGCGCTGAAGCCATGCCCGCCGGCGCGCCCGCTGGCGACGCCGTGCCGCCTGCCGCGCGCGGCCCGATCCAGACGCGCGAGCAAGCCCTGGCACAGTTACGCGAGGTGGCTGATTTCTTTCGCCGCACCGAGCCGCACAGCCCCGTCGCCTATCTGGCCGACAAGGCCGCAAGCTGGGGCGAGATGTCCTTGCATCTGTGGCTGCGCACCGTGGTCAAGAACGACGAGACCTTGTCGGGCCTCGAAGAGTTGCTGGGCATCAAGAAGGCGGGCGAGAACTCCTGA
- the tssM gene encoding type VI secretion system membrane subunit TssM gives MVIGLIALIVFLFLFAQTMQIALVWAGLLLGVLLVLWLCVHLWRRRRTRRANQQLGDMLEQQVQTGAAASPAANRNEIDALRQRLTQAVRTIKTSKIGQASGNEALYELPWYIVIGNPAAGKSSAVINSGLQFPFADKNGAAVRGVGGTRNCDWFFTTEGILLDTAGRYSVHEEDRNEWMSFLDLLKRHRPKAPINGIIVAASISELTDSGPEFAINLAKNLRQRVQELTDRLEVFAPVYVIFTKADLIAGFSEFFADADPRERDRVWGATLPYGADESRDVLTQFDERFDELYEGLKEMGTAQISLRRTGPLPPGLLTFPPEFAGIKPALRTFLSTLFETNPFQYKPVFRGFYFTSALQEGASRSTSTEKLAERFSLRPATRGATQATPSHKGLFLRDLFSSVIFADKKLVRQHASPNKVRMRYLSFFGLVLALGLVLGGWSWSYLGNRQLATNVQADLDKVVRLQSERTDLQSRLEAMEILQDRIEQLDRYSSSRPLSLGLGLYQGDVLKERLLAEYYNGLRQFMLVPVKASLEEYLGRVDVSQVAAAGVTPTATPAVAQAQSQAQAQPVRANAGDTLFQDASPTNVDDAYNALKTYLMMANREHVDPTHLSDQITRFWRGWLETNRGAMPRDQLIRSAERLISFYVARAADADWPQIDTNLALVERTRGNLRSVMQGMPARERAYSTLKARAATRFPAMTVARIMGEADAAVVAGSYAVPGTFTREAWEQYIEPAIGEAARREVQTSDWVLGVNARDDLTLEGSPEQIQKSLATMYKTEYAQEWQKMLRGVTIKPFTSFDQAVHGMNRLGDPQNSPLVKLINTTYEQTSWDNPSLINTGIAQAQTGVVAWFKRVILRQGQPKPAATTANGEQIPMGPVGREFSDVARLVVTRDNQSLLGNYMTALSKIRTRFNLINNQGDPGPGALLLMRQTLEGKDSELADALKLVDEQLLAGLTPAQRETLRPLLVRPLIQGYAVAMQPAQTELNKVWNAQVFQPFSQSLADKYPFSTKAGIEASGEEIGQVFGPQGSIAKYVNDTLGPLTVRRGDILTARTWGDMGIDLQPSFTANFAQWVAPLAGGAAGSGAASQPQTLFQIQPRPASGVTEYTIEIDGQQLRYRNTPPQWVNFVWPNAQGAPGARITATAFDGTVVEIVNEPGRFGLERLISGSQRKPNADGSFEMSWTKSNITVPVKLRIISNAQAASAGGTEPGSQGLRNLRLPAAVVGASPQTPVAPTPAGAQQ, from the coding sequence ATGGTGATCGGCTTGATCGCGCTTATCGTGTTTCTGTTTCTGTTCGCGCAGACCATGCAGATTGCGCTGGTCTGGGCGGGCCTGCTGCTCGGCGTGCTGCTCGTCCTGTGGCTATGCGTGCATCTGTGGCGGAGGCGGCGCACGCGGCGCGCCAATCAGCAGTTGGGCGACATGCTGGAGCAGCAGGTGCAGACGGGCGCGGCCGCCAGCCCGGCCGCCAACCGCAATGAAATCGACGCCCTGCGCCAGCGCCTGACGCAGGCGGTGCGCACGATCAAGACGTCGAAGATTGGCCAGGCCTCGGGCAACGAGGCGCTGTATGAATTGCCCTGGTACATCGTCATTGGCAACCCGGCGGCGGGCAAGAGCAGCGCGGTCATCAATTCGGGTTTGCAGTTTCCCTTTGCCGACAAGAACGGCGCCGCCGTGCGCGGCGTGGGCGGCACGCGCAACTGCGACTGGTTCTTCACCACCGAAGGCATCCTGCTGGACACGGCGGGCCGCTATTCGGTGCACGAAGAAGACCGCAACGAGTGGATGAGCTTTCTGGACCTGCTCAAGCGGCACCGCCCCAAGGCGCCGATCAACGGCATCATCGTGGCGGCCAGCATCAGCGAACTGACGGATTCGGGTCCGGAATTCGCCATCAACCTGGCCAAGAACCTGCGCCAGCGCGTGCAGGAACTGACGGACCGGCTGGAAGTGTTCGCGCCGGTGTATGTGATTTTCACGAAGGCGGACCTGATTGCCGGCTTCTCGGAATTCTTCGCCGATGCCGACCCGCGCGAGCGCGATCGCGTTTGGGGCGCAACGCTGCCTTATGGTGCCGACGAAAGCCGCGATGTGCTGACGCAATTCGACGAGCGCTTCGACGAGCTGTATGAAGGCCTGAAGGAAATGGGCACGGCGCAGATTTCCCTGCGGCGCACCGGCCCGCTGCCCCCGGGGCTCTTGACCTTCCCGCCCGAGTTCGCGGGGATCAAGCCCGCGCTGCGCACCTTCCTGTCGACCCTGTTCGAGACCAACCCCTTCCAGTACAAGCCGGTGTTCCGAGGCTTTTACTTCACCAGCGCCTTGCAGGAAGGCGCCTCGCGCAGCACGTCCACCGAGAAGCTTGCCGAGCGCTTCAGCCTGCGCCCGGCCACCCGTGGAGCCACACAGGCCACCCCGTCGCACAAGGGCCTGTTCCTGCGCGACCTGTTTTCCAGCGTCATCTTCGCGGACAAGAAGCTCGTGCGCCAGCATGCCAGCCCCAACAAGGTGCGCATGCGTTACCTGAGCTTCTTCGGTCTGGTGCTGGCGCTGGGGCTGGTGCTGGGCGGCTGGAGTTGGTCGTACCTGGGTAACCGGCAACTGGCCACCAACGTGCAGGCGGATCTGGACAAGGTTGTGCGCCTGCAAAGCGAACGCACCGACCTGCAAAGCCGCCTGGAAGCCATGGAGATTTTGCAGGACCGTATCGAGCAGCTTGATCGCTATTCCTCCAGCCGGCCCTTGTCGCTGGGCCTGGGCCTGTATCAGGGCGACGTGCTTAAAGAGCGCCTGCTGGCCGAGTACTACAACGGCCTGCGCCAGTTCATGCTGGTGCCGGTGAAGGCCAGCCTGGAAGAGTATCTGGGCCGCGTCGATGTTTCGCAGGTTGCCGCCGCTGGCGTGACGCCCACCGCCACGCCGGCCGTGGCGCAGGCGCAGTCTCAAGCCCAGGCGCAACCGGTGCGCGCCAACGCCGGCGACACCTTGTTCCAGGACGCTTCCCCCACCAACGTCGATGACGCCTACAACGCGCTCAAGACGTACCTGATGATGGCGAACCGCGAACACGTGGACCCCACCCACCTGTCGGACCAGATCACCCGTTTCTGGCGCGGCTGGCTGGAAACCAATCGCGGCGCCATGCCGCGCGACCAGTTGATCCGCAGCGCCGAACGGCTGATTTCTTTCTACGTGGCGCGCGCCGCCGATGCCGACTGGCCGCAGATCGACACCAACCTGGCGTTGGTCGAGCGCACCCGTGGCAATCTGCGCAGCGTGATGCAGGGCATGCCGGCGCGCGAGCGTGCGTATTCCACCCTGAAGGCACGGGCCGCCACGCGCTTCCCGGCAATGACCGTGGCGCGCATCATGGGCGAGGCCGACGCCGCCGTGGTGGCCGGCAGCTACGCCGTGCCGGGCACGTTCACCCGCGAAGCGTGGGAGCAATACATCGAGCCGGCCATCGGCGAGGCCGCGCGCCGCGAAGTACAGACCAGTGACTGGGTGCTGGGCGTGAACGCCCGTGACGACCTCACGCTGGAAGGCAGCCCGGAGCAGATCCAGAAGAGCCTGGCCACGATGTACAAGACCGAGTACGCGCAGGAATGGCAGAAGATGCTGCGCGGCGTCACGATCAAGCCCTTCACCAGCTTTGACCAGGCGGTGCATGGCATGAACCGGCTGGGCGACCCGCAGAATTCGCCGCTGGTGAAACTGATCAACACCACCTACGAGCAGACCTCCTGGGATAACCCTTCGCTGATCAACACCGGCATCGCGCAAGCGCAGACGGGCGTGGTCGCATGGTTCAAGCGCGTGATCCTGCGTCAAGGCCAACCCAAGCCGGCTGCCACGACGGCGAACGGTGAACAGATCCCGATGGGCCCCGTGGGCCGCGAGTTCTCGGACGTGGCGCGGCTGGTGGTCACGCGCGACAACCAGTCACTGCTGGGCAACTACATGACCGCGCTGTCGAAGATCCGCACGCGCTTCAACCTGATCAACAACCAGGGCGACCCCGGCCCCGGCGCGCTGCTGCTGATGCGCCAAACGCTGGAAGGCAAGGACTCCGAGCTGGCCGATGCGCTGAAGTTGGTTGACGAGCAATTGCTGGCGGGCCTGACCCCGGCGCAACGCGAGACCCTGCGGCCGCTGCTGGTGCGCCCGCTGATCCAGGGTTATGCCGTGGCGATGCAGCCTGCCCAGACCGAGCTGAACAAGGTCTGGAACGCGCAGGTGTTCCAACCCTTCTCGCAGAGCCTGGCCGACAAGTATCCGTTTTCGACCAAGGCCGGCATCGAGGCCAGCGGCGAAGAGATCGGCCAGGTCTTCGGCCCGCAAGGCAGCATCGCCAAGTACGTGAACGACACGCTGGGCCCGCTGACCGTGCGTCGGGGCGACATCCTGACCGCGCGCACCTGGGGCGACATGGGCATCGACCTGCAACCCTCGTTCACCGCCAACTTCGCGCAGTGGGTTGCCCCGCTGGCCGGTGGCGCGGCGGGTTCCGGCGCCGCCAGCCAGCCGCAGACGCTGTTCCAGATTCAGCCCAGGCCGGCCAGCGGCGTGACGGAATACACGATTGAAATCGACGGACAGCAACTGCGCTACCGCAACACGCCGCCGCAATGGGTGAACTTCGTGTGGCCCAACGCGCAGGGCGCGCCGGGCGCGCGCATCACGGCCACCGCGTTTGACGGCACCGTGGTCGAGATCGTCAATGAACCCGGCCGCTTCGGCTTGGAACGGTTGATCTCCGGGTCGCAGCGCAAGCCCAATGCCGACGGCAGTTTCGAGATGAGCTGGACCAAGTCCAACATCACCGTGCCGGTCAAGCTGCGCATCATCAGCAACGCCCAAGCGGCCAGCGCCGGCGGCACCGAGCCTGGCAGCCAGGGCTTGCGCAACCTGCGCCTTCCCGCCGCGGTGGTGGGCGCTTCCCCTCAAACCCCCGTCGCCCCGACGCCTGCCGGAGCGCAGCAATGA
- a CDS encoding NfeD family protein: MLRALCGIALLWTLAITSAWGETPQDSAQQRSAVVLSLDGIVGPATADYLIRGLAAAHEQNAAAVILRIDTPGGLDLSMRDIIRAILASPVPVISYVSPNGARAASAGTYILYASHVAAMAPATNLGAATPVALGGGFPKPDEKEPGSADKPAEKSPESRTDKSTDKGGDKSSAEQADRKPPAAPPQNASESKAINDAVAYIRSLAALRGRNADWAEDAVRSAASLSAREAHAQKVVDLIADDIPDLLAQADGRTVKVGNTDTVLQTKGLRVQHREPDWRTRVLSVITNPNLALMLLMVGVYGLIFEFMNPGALYPGVVGAICLLIGLYALSALPLTYAGLALVLLGAVLMVAEIFTPSIGILGIGGAISFVLGSLLLVDTETPAYEVSLPLVAGVAMASLGMTFLIARLALRSRRAPIVSGAEALIGQRIKVLSWTGEQGHVTAAGERWRAVGPAGLAPGDTVVIAAVRGVTLHVVADTALPPYEPSRGG, from the coding sequence ATGCTCCGCGCGTTATGCGGCATCGCTTTGTTGTGGACGTTGGCAATCACCAGCGCTTGGGGAGAAACCCCGCAAGATAGCGCCCAACAACGATCCGCCGTCGTGCTGTCCCTGGACGGCATCGTCGGCCCCGCCACGGCGGATTATCTGATCCGCGGGCTGGCTGCGGCGCACGAACAGAATGCCGCGGCAGTCATCTTGCGCATCGACACGCCCGGCGGGCTTGATCTGTCGATGCGCGACATCATCCGCGCGATACTCGCGTCGCCCGTCCCGGTGATTTCCTATGTGAGCCCCAATGGGGCACGCGCGGCCAGCGCCGGCACCTACATTCTTTACGCCAGCCATGTCGCGGCGATGGCGCCCGCGACGAATCTTGGAGCTGCCACGCCCGTGGCCTTGGGCGGGGGCTTTCCCAAGCCGGATGAGAAGGAACCCGGCAGCGCCGACAAGCCCGCCGAGAAGTCTCCTGAAAGCCGCACAGACAAGTCCACGGATAAAGGTGGCGACAAGTCCTCGGCCGAGCAAGCCGATCGCAAACCGCCCGCAGCGCCCCCACAGAACGCCAGCGAATCCAAAGCCATCAACGACGCAGTCGCCTACATCCGCTCACTGGCTGCCTTGCGCGGGCGCAATGCCGACTGGGCGGAAGACGCCGTGCGATCAGCGGCCAGCCTGTCGGCCAGAGAAGCCCACGCGCAGAAGGTGGTTGACCTTATTGCCGACGACATCCCGGACCTGTTGGCACAGGCGGATGGGCGCACCGTCAAGGTGGGCAACACCGATACCGTGCTGCAAACCAAGGGGCTGCGCGTGCAGCACAGAGAACCCGATTGGCGCACGCGCGTGCTGAGCGTCATCACAAATCCCAACCTGGCGCTCATGTTGTTGATGGTGGGCGTATACGGCTTGATATTCGAATTCATGAACCCAGGCGCGCTCTATCCCGGCGTGGTCGGCGCGATATGTCTGCTGATTGGTCTCTACGCCTTGTCGGCGCTACCGCTGACCTATGCCGGACTCGCCTTGGTCTTGCTGGGCGCCGTGCTCATGGTGGCGGAGATATTCACGCCGTCGATCGGCATCCTGGGCATAGGCGGCGCCATTTCCTTCGTGCTGGGTTCCCTCTTGCTGGTCGACACGGAGACGCCAGCCTACGAGGTATCGCTTCCGCTGGTGGCCGGCGTGGCAATGGCAAGCCTGGGAATGACATTCCTGATCGCTCGGCTGGCACTGCGATCGCGCCGCGCGCCGATTGTCAGCGGGGCCGAAGCGCTGATCGGGCAGCGCATCAAAGTACTGAGCTGGACCGGAGAGCAAGGCCATGTCACCGCGGCCGGAGAGCGCTGGCGCGCAGTGGGGCCGGCGGGCCTGGCCCCTGGCGACACGGTAGTGATCGCGGCCGTGCGAGGGGTGACCCTGCATGTCGTAGCCGACACCGCCCTTCCCCCTTACGAGCCTTCCCGGGGAGGATGA
- a CDS encoding PAAR domain-containing protein → MPQRSVIRKGDKTSHGGVVVTGDETVIIFGQPMARVGDRVTCPKCGDTHTIVEGVQNVSSDRMTALEGMRTSCGATLIASQNFYQLEFG, encoded by the coding sequence ATGCCCCAACGCTCTGTTATACGCAAAGGCGACAAGACGTCGCACGGCGGCGTCGTCGTGACCGGCGATGAAACCGTCATCATCTTCGGCCAGCCCATGGCGCGCGTCGGCGACCGTGTCACCTGCCCCAAGTGCGGCGACACACACACCATCGTGGAAGGTGTGCAGAACGTCAGCTCGGACCGCATGACGGCGCTGGAAGGCATGCGCACGTCCTGCGGCGCAACACTGATCGCCAGCCAGAATTTCTATCAGCTTGAGTTTGGCTAG
- a CDS encoding M15 family metallopeptidase, with product MLLLLPLYFLLAVGVSALLFFPALRQGAVRSLRACAQGVARGATRGASHAGGAVGGTAGAVQGGLKVSAGWVARHRWQVAIGLTVVLLPSLFAFLMRHNHTFVYSPQMTGPDRRIQALLEGERLATPAPLPPEAFTTREVELVRPKLGGASRNWDLLDADFRQRLLLAYRIMREQHGYEMALIEGYRSPERQEELAGMGSHVTNAGAFQSYHQYGLAADSAFYRDGKIVISEKDPWAMRGYELFGQTAELVGLTWGGRWKMMDFGHVELRRPGVMQRSGG from the coding sequence TTGTTACTGCTACTGCCCCTGTATTTTTTACTGGCGGTGGGCGTCTCCGCTCTCCTGTTTTTTCCGGCTCTGCGCCAAGGCGCGGTCCGGAGTTTGCGCGCGTGCGCACAGGGCGTGGCACGGGGCGCGACGCGCGGCGCAAGCCATGCGGGCGGTGCCGTGGGCGGTACGGCGGGCGCCGTGCAAGGTGGGCTGAAAGTGTCTGCGGGATGGGTTGCGCGGCATCGTTGGCAGGTGGCAATCGGGCTGACAGTTGTATTGCTTCCGTCACTTTTTGCTTTCCTCATGCGACACAATCACACATTCGTTTACAGCCCTCAAATGACGGGTCCGGACCGCAGAATCCAGGCATTGCTGGAGGGTGAACGGCTGGCCACACCCGCCCCCTTGCCGCCCGAAGCGTTCACCACGCGCGAAGTGGAATTGGTGCGTCCGAAGCTGGGCGGCGCCAGCCGCAATTGGGATCTTCTGGATGCCGATTTCCGTCAGCGCCTGCTGCTGGCCTATCGCATCATGCGCGAGCAGCACGGCTACGAAATGGCGCTGATCGAGGGCTATCGCAGCCCCGAGCGGCAGGAAGAGCTGGCGGGCATGGGATCGCACGTGACGAATGCGGGCGCGTTCCAGAGCTATCACCAATATGGTCTTGCCGCCGACAGCGCGTTCTATCGCGACGGCAAGATCGTCATCTCGGAAAAAGACCCCTGGGCCATGCGCGGCTACGAGCTGTTTGGCCAGACCGCCGAACTGGTCGGGCTGACCTGGGGCGGGCGCTGGAAGATGATGGACTTCGGCCACGTAGAACTGCGCCGGCCCGGCGTGATGCAACGGTCGGGAGGCTGA